One stretch of Nicotiana tabacum cultivar K326 chromosome 18, ASM71507v2, whole genome shotgun sequence DNA includes these proteins:
- the LOC107780413 gene encoding putative pyridoxal 5'-phosphate synthase subunit PDX2 produces MVVGVLALQGSFNEHIAALKRLGVKGVEVRKPEQLQNVSSLIIPGGESTTMAKLAELHNLFPALREFVQLGKPVWGTCAGLIFLANKATGQKTGGQELIGGLDCTVHRNFFGSQIQSFETELPIPQIVAKEGGPPSFRAVFIRAPAILDVGPDVEVLADIPLSAVENINSNNAIQKEEESSESEKKVIVAVKQGNLLATAFHPELTADTRWHSYFLKMVPEIGEGTSAVISTPTTDQSFIERSIIDFPIYQ; encoded by the exons ATGGTTGTGGGGGTTCTTGCTTTACAGGGATCTTTCAACGAACACATCGCAg CTTTGAAAAGATTGGGAGTGAAAGGGGTGGAGGTGAGAAAACCAGAACAGTTGCAGAATGTGAGCTCCCTTATCATTCCTGGTGGTGAGAGTACCACCATGGCCAAATTGGCCGAGCTCCACAATCTG TTCCCTGCTTTGCGCGAGTTCGTTCAATTGGGGAAGCCAGTATGGGGGACATGTGCAGGCCTCATTTTCTTGGCAAATAAAGCAACTG GCCAGAAAACTGGAGGACAGGAACTGATTGGAGGTCTCGATTGTACTGTCCACCGAAACTTTTTTGGGAGCCAG ATTCAGAGCTTTGAGACAGAACTTCCTATTCCTCAAATTGTAGCTAAAGAAGGTGGTCCTCCAAGTTTTCGTGCCGTTTTTATCCGTGCACCTGCAATCCTTGATGTAGGACCAGATGTTGAAGTGCTGGCAGACATTCCTCTCTCAGCCGTTGAAAATATTAATTCCAATAATGCTATTCAGAAGGAAGAG GAGTCTAGCGAGTCAGAAAAGAAAGTAATCGTTGCTGTAAAGCAAGGGAACTTACTGGCTACTGCTTTTCACCCAGAATTAACTGCAGATACTAGATG GCACAGTTATTTTTTGAAGATGGTGCCTGAAATTGGAGAAGGAACTTCTGCTGTTATCTCCACGCCCACCACAGATCAAAGCTTCATAGAGCGATCAATAATTGATTTTCCCATATACCAATAG